The following is a genomic window from Mustela erminea isolate mMusErm1 chromosome 14, mMusErm1.Pri, whole genome shotgun sequence.
GACCACAGTTTCTTCCTGTGATTTCAGCGTCTGCCTTCTCTTGTCGTCAGGACTTGATGCCCATGGGTTGGCCACGCCTGTGCCCCTGCATGTCTGACCCGCTGCTCGCGCCCAGTGTGTGTCTCACAGCGCGTGTCACATGGTTTGTGTTCTTGAGTTCGTGACACGTGGACCGTGGTCACACAAACCGCTCTGCCGTCTCTGCTAACCCTGACGTCTGGGGCGGTTTCGGCTTTTCTCCTCATGATGAGTCTGTTCCCTACTGTCTGTGCGTCGTGGTGGACGCCTGGCTGCTGGGCGTTTGGACTTCTGTCTCTTTGGGTGACGGGCATGTACCAGTTCTGCACGAATCCTTGAGTTTCGCTTGGGACGATTGTCCGGAAGCAGTTCCTTCCAGGCCTGTGGGTCTGGAGCCATTGCCCCGCGTGGGACggggccctcccctgccctgtgtcccctccacctgctcctggCTCTGTGAGCGTGGGCCAGTGTCCCTCTGCCCTGCGGGGGTCTCGCCCGGCCTCTGGCTTCGGAGGATTCCCTTTCTCACGTGCGCTGAGCCCTCATCTGCTAAATATGGAGGCTGGCGGAATTCGGCACTCCCTCTGCGGGCAGCTCTGCTCTCTCTGGTTCAGCTGGTGGCGTCTGGCTCCAGCAGCCCTCTGGGCCCCGTGGGGTCCTGAGGTGCCAAGCAGGACAGCGCCGGGTCCCTGTTTATGTTCTTCATAGCTTGATGTCTGGTGCTTTGAAAACCGTTTTGTGTGTCTTTGGTTGTTTCAGGGGAGGTAAATCCAGTTCCTGTTACTCTCTTTTGCATGGAGGtagaatttcaaattaatttttttgcctCATTTGTGTGGGAGTCTGTTTGGGCATCTGCAGTCCTGCAGCGATTCTAGAGCATTTCCAGAGTCCCTGCGGGCGGCCACTCCCGGCTGTGTTAGTGAGAGAGCTTTCCGGGGACGGCTCTCAAGATCGTCAGGACAGAAGGCCTTGTGGGGCTGCCGCCCTCCGAAGCTGGACTTGGGACCTGTGTTCTCAGGGTTCAGACCCCCTCTGAGACGGGCACTCTGATGCCCACATGGGGGCTGGGTCCGTGTCTTACTTTGCTCGTGCCTGAGCCCCGCTCCCCACTGCGGACCGTGGGGCAGATCCACTGTCTCCTCTGCCTGTGGGGCGGTCCAGGCTAGAGTTTCCCAGACCCTGGGGTTCGGCAGGTGCTTGGCTGTGGGTGAGGTTTTTCTCCTTCAGCCCTTCAGGGTAGGCCGTGCCGGCCCCATGCTGGCCTCCCTCATCGGGCCCAGAGCCGGAGTTGTGTGGGACAGGGAGCTCACGGGGGCCACTGGGCGGTTCTCAGCAGTGGTGGGCGCTGTCTGCTGGTCCGCGGGCTGCAGAAAACGCCAGGCacacctcttccttctccactggAGAGAGTGCTGGTGACCCTGGTGCTCCTGACCTCGTGCGGCTGCCTCTGGTGGCTGGCCATGctgacccagggctccaggcCCCGGGCCTGCTTAGGAATGGGGTGGATGTTGCAGCCACGGGCTCCTGCGGGGAAGCCGGCCTTAGGGCACCTGGGGACCGTGGGAGGGGTCTTTGCTAGAGCTGGGCATGGCCCAGCACAGGTCAGCTCTGGCTGTCCCTCCCTgactgtgggtgtgtgtgtaggtaCGTGCAGCACTACGGCCTGGACGGGGCCTGTGATGACGTCACCAGTGTGCTGAAGCGGGTGGCTGTGAGGCTGGGGAGGACGCAGAAGGTGAAGGTGTTCACGGGCACAGGTGAGATGCGGAGGCCTCAGCCCCGGGCTGGGCGTGGACAACCAGCCTGTGGAGCGGCTGCGGCTCTTGGGGAGGGCATGGTGGGCACACGTGGCTGTTTTGGAAACCGAGGTGCTGCAAGGGTGGGGCTCGGGGTCCAGCCTggagaggagggcagggtggCTCTGCCTCGTGCTGGGTACATCCTGTGTCCTACCCCTTGGGAGCCTCTGAGGTCCGGGTGCCATGGCCCAGACTCCGGTTTCTTTCTGAATATGCCCTGGGGCCCAAGCTCCACCGGTTCCCCGGTTCCCACCGCCAGTCCCTGAggatgggcagggaggggtgcGTCTGAATCCCGGGCCTGCCCTGCACAGAGGGGCCTTCCTCCCAGACGGTCTTGTTTCCCCCAGGGGACGTGAACGTCATCCAGCCCAACTACCCCGCGGCAGCCCGAGACTTCCTCCGGACCTTCCGCAGCGGGCTGCTCGGCCCAGTGATGCTGGACAGGGATGTTCTGCAGAGCCTCCCCTTGGCAGCCCCCTGAGTGGGTCCAGCTGGCAGGGGCCTCACCCCAGCCTGGCCCTCGACACCGGAGATTGGGATATCCCAGGCCCTCACACCCAAGAAGCTGACGCTGGGACTCCCTTTCCCAGAATCTCCATGCTGGTCCCTGTATGGTACTCGGGTCCCGTCTCTAGGAAGGAGCCTGTACCTGCCGCCACCGCACAGCCTGGCCAGCTGCTGGTCCCAGGGCACGGTGCCCGGGGTCTGGACATTGGGACTGCTGACATGCCGGAGCTGTGCCTGTGCGGTGCACACCTGCTGAGTATCTCTTAGGGAGAAGCTGACGTTTTCTCCGGAGCTGAAAGTGCAGTCTGCAGTTAAATGTTTTAGAAGGCCTGTCTCTGCTGGCGGCGCGTCTGTTGTGCGCAGTAGCACCGTGGGCCCACGTGTTAAGGCCCGTGTCTCAGCCAGAGCAGTCAGGATGTGAGCCGTGCTGTCGGGGCTCTCGTGTTAGGTCCTCCTAACGCCCTGGGTCCTGCAATAAAGACGGGTCTGTTTGCCAACAGAGTGTTTATTTCACAACACGACTAAAATGTGCACACAAAACGGACAGAGGTTCCAGGATCCGTGGCAGAACCCACGGACGGTCTGTCCCCAGCTGCGTACGGGCTGCGATGGTCGCTGGTGTGGTCAGTGGAGACTCGAGAGCTTTCCTGCTGCCTCCGAGCACCTTCAAGCCAACAGGTCGGTGGGACTCTTCCCCAGGGACCTGGACCTACCAGCCTGCATTCCagcaaagggcagaggaaggaggggccGGGCGGACCTGGTGTCCCGTGGGGGTGTGGCCTTCCTGGAAACACCAGAGTGTCCGTGGGGCACCTCCCCTCCTGCAGGTGCCCACTCCCGGAGCGCACACACTGGCCTCTCCTGAGGGGACCGGCCCGGGCACCGTCTGCTTCCCGCTGGAACCCTGACCAGTAGCGCGGGAAGCACGCCAGCGTGCGGTGGTGCCGAATGCCGGACACACTCCTGGAGTCAGGCTGGTGTGGAAGCTCTTGACTGGGGCGTCCCGTTTACGCCGCCTCCACCACGTGGTGCCGGGCAGGCTGGGCCCCCGCTCCTGGCCCCTCAGATAGAGCTGAGTCCCTGTGCAAGGCTGTCCTGCCCAAAGGGTGCGGCGGCAGGCTGGTCGCACGGCTCCTgaggccccaggcagggctccgCCATGCTGGTCTTTGGTCGCGGCAGGTGTGATCCAGAATGGATGGCGTGGCGTCGGGGCCTGCTGTGCCCCCAGAAGGCTGGCGCTGTGGGTACAGGCAGAGCTGTGTCCTGCAGCTCTGGGTCCTGGCCTTTGGAGAGCGATGCTTGGTCCAGGGTTCTGCTGGTAGCTTGGAGACCCTCACCCTAACCAGACCTGTGTGTCAGCTGCGGGAAAGCAGAGCGGGCAggccctcccgcccctcccccatgggAGGTGCTGGCATCGGTCAGCTGAGTCCGAAGGCCCCATGGTCCAGGGGCGGGTGTGAGGGCATATTCTGGGGGGCAGCCCAGTGGCAGGTGAGGCTTTCAGTGAGCACCGAAGGACGGGGCGATCCAGAGGGTCTAGGCCTGGGAGGTTGTCCTGCTGTGGGACATGGGGTAGAGGAAGTGGTAGAGCCTAGACCCCCAGGGCTTGTGGACCGGGACCCAGGCCTGAGGCTTGAGGGAAACGGGCCTCTGGGCGCCTGAGAACCAAAGGACCGGCTTTCTGCGGAGGGTACCGGGGCGCCAGAGGCAAACCCTTGCTGGGCCCACCTGGCACTTCCTTAGAGTCCTCTCGGGGAGTTTGTCCGGCCCCAGCACGGCCTCAGATGCTCAGACAGGTGTTGGCGGGGGTTCGGCTTCCGGGGGGGCCTTGCTTTGCTGAGCCCAAGCACTCTCGCGTCTGGCTGTGCCTGCCGGGTGCTGGGCCTGGCCGCCGTCCGCCTCCAGGGACCTGCCTCGTGGCCATGCTGGTTGCTGGTTCCGATTTGAGATCGGGCCGGCCGTATTCACACCCCCCTTCCCCGGGGGGGGGGCCGCCCGCTGCTGATCTGCCCGAAACACGGCTGGCTGTCCCGGGAGAGCTCTTCAGTGGGAGCGGCCGTGCGGTCCCTGAGGACCAGCGAGCACTGATTCCAGAATGTGAACCTAAaccttaaagaaaaggaaaagctctTGAAAGTTAAacaatgtggtttttttccccctaaaatagGTCCCAAGAAGAGTTGAGTGACTTGTTCCACGTGGGAGCAAAGTGGCCCCAATGGGTCCATGGTCTTGAGAGTGTCCAGGGAGGGGGGCATGCCTCTGGGCCCAAGGGTGGGCTGGCAAGGCTCTGGGGCAGCTGCTGTGGCAGGGGTGCCCTGGGAATTATCCAGAAACCCATGATGGGCACGTGTGGGCCCCGAAATCCCCAGACTGCCTTTTGTGGACAGGTGGTAGGCACACGAGAACTTGTGAGAGAAACCTCTTCTTCCCCAGAGCCACTAGGCCTTCAGTCTGTACTGGCTGCTGCTGTGGGGGAGGGCCACAGTGTCCTCAGGGCCCACCTCTTGGCTTGGTGGTCAGCACTGTCCACACCCCTCCAGGGTGCAGGATGGGGTCAGGGGAGCTGGGATGGCTTGAACACCCTGGTTTGGCACATCTCTCTGGGCAGCTGGGGAGAGATGCTGGACTGCTGGTCACGGCAGCACAGGCACCACGTTTCTGGCTGGGGAGGACCCTGACCTGGTGGTAGGTGGGGCATCCTGGAGCTGATGGGCCCTGGGCCTCTGGTAGGGTGAGAAATGGGGAAGCTGGGGAGGCTGTGGAGGGCTGTGAGCAGGAGGCCGCCTCTGGGTGAGAGGTGGAACTGGGCTCCCTGGTTCAGAGGCAGTGGGCAGCGGTGGGAAGGGGGTGCTCAGCCGCTGGAGGTCTCTGGGGCAGGTTGGAGAGGCCTGCCGGAGGGCACTGGCTGGGGGCCAGATCTTGCCCAAGCGCGGCAGGGCCTAGGGCCGCAGGAGCCCCAGGGTGCCAAGAGCGCCgcccagcagcaggcagaggtgggggctgCTGGTGGGCCCCGCGCCTGAAGTCCATGCCCGGTAGCTGTAGACGCCTTGGCCCGTTCTGTTGCCACCTGGTCCCGCGTCCTCGTCCTCCAGGTCGTGTTCCCCTGGGCCCGGGGCTCTTCTCCAGCTGGAGCCCGCTGCCAGGCCCGCGGCCGCCCCGGCAGCCCCGGCCGCCGCCCCCGCTGCCGCCACGCGCAGGGAGGAGCCTCCGTAGCGGGGCACCGGCCTCACGCGCACCCTCGGGGCCCCGCGCGCGCTTCCGCGCAACCCTCCCCTGGCGCTGCCGCGAGCCCCTCCACGGCCTCCCTTGGCCGCACCGCTGTCGCAGAGGAAGGTGGCGGCTAGCAGCAGAGCCCAGCACGTCGCGGCCGTCCAGTTCATCTTTGTGGAGCAAACCTGCGGCAGAACGGGGAAAGGACCTCAGCTTCTGCGAGGATCAGGGAACCAGGGGCCTTGGGGCCAGGGGCTTAGGGACCAGCGGGCTCAGGGCTTGGGGACAAGGGCTCAGGGCCTGGACACGGGCTGGGGGACCAGCGGGCCCAGGGCTTGGGGACAGGAGACAGGCATTTGGCAGTACAGGGAGCCCTCAGCATCCGGTGGACGACTGGCTCAGGGCCAGGGTGGGCTGGGAGGGGCGGCGTTCAGGCCTCGACCGAGGGTGGGAGTCTTGTTCGGGAACCAGGAAGGGGCGACCTGGAGGGTGAGAGGGTTGAGCACCTCGGGGTTATTCtgtgcctggggctggagggtggtGAACTCCCTGCGGTCGGGCGctgaggcctgggggaggggccaggccgTGGGACGACCTCCACGGCTTGGGACAAGAGGCCACACTGGGGTGGGGGATGTACTTGAAGGACACAGTCTCAGGGACCGAGGGTCCCCAGGGACCCAGATCACCGTCTGCAGAAAGGACCAAGCGTGAGCCTCTGTCAGGCTCTTCCGGCCCTTGGGGGCAGCGCGCATAGCGCGCAGACCCAGAGCGGGGGTCCTGGCCTCACCGCGGGCGCGGGCCGGCGCAGGGACTCGCGGCCGCGACACAGGGCAGACCCCGCCCCCGCAGGCCGGGACCCAGGGGACAGttccctcccgccccgcccccgcaccacgctccacccccccacccccgaccgcTCGGCAGAGCAGCTGGGCCGGGGGACCGGGACGCGACGCAGGGCCGAATCCGGGCGCGGGGGACCCGGGTAGCGGCTCGACCCTCCTCCCGGGGCCTCCGATCGTCACGCGGCGCCTCCATCCCCAGCCCCGCGGGTGCCCGCCCCAGCCTTCCGGTGCGCCCGGATCCCGTCGCCCGGCCTTACCCGCCGCGGGCTTCTGTCGGAACCGCGGGCCGGAGCGGCTGCCCCAGGGGCCGCGGCAGGGCGGGAGGGAGCGGGCGGCGGCGAAGACCCCGCACCCGAGCGCCGAGTCTGGGCCGTGCGCGAGGCCTCCGCCCTAGGATGGGGGCGGGCAGACGCGGAGGCTCATCCCCCGGGAGACGGGAAGGGCGGAGAAAGAGGCCGGCAGAGAGGAGCGCGCGGCCTCACCTCATCCTCGCCGCACCCGGCCTaactcctgcccccaccccacctcctgatTCCACGCGCGTCCGCGCCACTCTGTCCCCACCACCCAGTGAGCACAAAACCCCATCCCGATTCTCCTGCACCCAGCAACCCCCACCCTCACGCCAcgcctcctcccccctccctcgcacaccccacccctctcccaccctccccaccccatcttcATCCCTGCCCCAGGCGGGGTCCCAGACACGGGCCACAGAATGCTAGGGCAGCCCCAGAGCCCTAGATCCTGGTGTCCAGTGCCCTTCACTGGGAGGTGCCGGGTTATCCCTCTGGTATccagaaaggaggaaatgggTGACCTAACCATTCTGCAGTGCCACTGCTCAGACCCCTCAGGGAGCCCTCCCGGTGGCCACTGCCCAGCAAGGtgccccagccagccagccttcCCAGTCCCTGCTGGATAGGACCCTGGGACTCCTTGACATGGCGCCATCTTGCTCTCCACCTTTGTGGGTGCCCCACCCAGCCACTCCGCCTGGGGACACCGAGCTCTCCTGATGGCTCTAGGGGTGGACTGCAGGACCTCCTCAACGGTGACCTGACGGGACCAGTTTGTTGGTGTGATGTGACCTCTCTTAGCTTCCATCAGACCCCCTCGATTCCCAGAGGCTCGGAACTGCTGCTCCACGCACAGTCCTGGCCACCCAATTCCTGTATTGAAGGCCTGACCCCTAGGACCTCAGAATGGGACTGTATTTGGACACAGGGTTTTtacagaggtaattaaggtaGAATGAGATTAGGAGGGCAGGCCCTAATCAAATCTGACTgctgtccttacaagaagaggacaTCAGACAAGCACAGGGAcagccacgtgaggacacagggagaaggcagccatctgtgaGCCAAGGTgagaggcctcagaaggaaccagccctgcgcACACGCTGtcccagacttccagcctccagaaccacgaGAAAATGAGTTTCTAGTGTTAAGCCATCCCAACTATGGCACTCTGTTACAGCGGCCTGAGGAAAGTCATAGAGAACCTGAGGGTTTCTAAAGTCCATATGGAAAAGTGAAAGAAGTACTCATAgaagtcattttgaaaaacaagatcAAAGAAGAAGGACACCCTGTCAGATATTAAGACGCTATAAAAGGTCACGGCAATAAGACTACTGGTCTGGGCAAGAAACAGCCGCGCAGGCAAACCAGGATCGCTAACAGACTCACGGAGGAACGCACACGTACCTACAGGAATAGAACAACacggaggaggggacagagagtgGGAAACgggaagaaccaaatggaaattctagaactgaaaagaTACACTTAAAAGCGCAGGTTAGATTTGGCCAGGGAGGGTTAGTGACCTGGAGGATGAGGAGACGCCCAGAAGAAAGCCCgggagaaagcaaaacaacagGCTGCGGTGCACAGGGGAGGCTGCTGCAGGCCCGCCCCACGAGGACCCTACGAGGACCCCATGGGGACCCCATGTGGACGTGGGGAACCAAAGGAGACCAGcggagggctggggcagaggcagtgTTGAGGGGCACATGCCGGACATTTTCAAAACTGATGAGGCAAGGCGCAATTCTGGAAACATCACACACTCCAGACACgataaagacagagaaaagcacACCCTGGGGACCAGGCACCACACTTCTTGTCGGAAGACCTTGAAAGCTTCCAGAAGTAGGGGAAACCCAATTACCTAAAAGGAGTAAAAACAAACTGACTTCTCCACAGATGTAGGGAGCAGCTGACAACCCAGAAGTGTGGTTTACAGAGCTGAGGACAGCAGTGGTCCGAAGCTAAGAGTCGCAGAAAGTGCCACACAAGCAGCCACGACCGGAAGGGATGCTGACAGCTCCGCTGCCGTCAGACCGAGTGGACTTGAAGCCTGACGGAGGAAGGCAGAAGTGTCACTGAAGACAAAGAGTAATACTTCTTAATGACAAGAGGTTAAATTCAGGAAGATGACAACACAGTTCTAAATTTCATGTACTTAATGACATAACCTCAAAATAATCAAGCAGCACAGTAAGAGAATATTTACAGCACCAAACCGTTCCCATGAATTCAAAACTCTCAACGCCAAGCAAGCCGGCACGCCTGCAGATACACGCGTACTGTCCCAGGGCGCACACCAAACACGTCGCGCCCggggccagggcaggggagggcttGGGGTGTGGGAAGCAATGGGTTCGAGTCAGAACCACTCGCCCTGACCAGGGACAGCAGCCC
Proteins encoded in this region:
- the SPRN gene encoding shadow of prion protein, giving the protein MNWTAATCWALLLAATFLCDSGAAKGGRGGARGSARGGLRGSARGAPRVRVRPVPRYGGSSLRVAAAGAAAGAAGAAAGLAAGSSWRRAPGPGEHDLEDEDAGPGGNRTGQGVYSYRAWTSGAGPTSSPHLCLLLGGALGTLGLLRP